A region of the Halosolutus amylolyticus genome:
GACGGATCACGACCCGACTTAAAGGATTTACCATCCAACCCGGTTCGTTTCCCCGGTCGCCCCGGTATGAGTGATATCCGAATGTCTCCCTTCAACCCACAACTGACGAGCGGATCGGCCGACGCTACCCCGGACCGGACCCCCAGTGAGGCAGTGATCGACGCCGTCGCGACGGCGTCTGAAACGGACGCGATCGAACTCGCGGACGAGTTCGGACCGCTCTACGACGCGATCGATCCCTCCGCGCTCGATGCCCTGTTCGATCGTGAGGACGCGATCGGTACCGTACGCTTTCGCTACGCCGGCTACCAGATCGTGGTCGACCACGACGGCCGGATCGAACTCGCAGACGCCGCTCCGGACGCGTAACCCCCGTTCTCTCTCGTCCCCGCGTTCGCCATCTCGTCATCCGCTGCCCGCCGCGTTCGCGGTCACGGCGTCACCGTTCCTCGCCGTGGGCGACCCCGCAGTCACACCCGCTCGTGGAGCCTCTCATACGGATTGCTGTACCGATTTACCGGCGTAACCGCCGCCCGGATCGCGGTTGCGCCGGAACTGACGTACAGTAAACCGTATCACTCGTGGGGGACCGTCCGATCGGCGAACCGCGCCGGAACGGCACCGACGATCGTGGCGAGGACGGCCCCGACGATCGTGCCGTAGACGAGGTGGCCGACGGCGAAGGTCGCCGCGCCGAGGAGTTCCGCGGCCAGCCCCGGCAACGGCAGGTACGGAAGCGGGAGCACCGCCACGCCGGCCTGACTGACCGCGAGGGGGAGGATCAGCCCGCCCGCGAGGATCCCGAGCACCGCGCCGAAGGCGATCCCGGCCCCGACGTAACTCTCGAACGTTCCGACGAACTCCGCGAGTGCGGGCCGCGAGACGATCGTCGCGAACGCGATCCCGAACAGGATGCTCAACGCGAGGTGGACGAGCCACCCGGCGACGATCGTCGACGAACCGATGAGCGCACCCAGGATCTCGAAGACGTTCGGCCCGACCTGGAGGACGAGACCCATCCCGATGCCGCCCGCGAGCCCCGCGGTGAGGCCGCCGGTGAGAACTTCGACCCCCTCGAGCGATTGATTGTTATTCACACCCATGAATGTCGGTTCCCGATTGAGCCGAATAACGCTAATTTCGCGAAAGAGAACGGTTAACTGGCATCGATTGCGGGTGAAGGTAGTCCGATCGAGTAGCCGCCGGGATTTAACTGTCCGAATCGATCCGTCTGAACCCTTACGGGGCTGGCCGCGAGCCCGAGTTTCGCGGGCGGACTCGACTACGCCGACGCGCTTTCGGTCTTCCTGATCGGGGAAGATCCACACGACGTCCGGGGGATCCGTCGCAAACTCGACAGCGTCAACCTCGTCGGCCCGCGGCCCTGGCACGTAGAGATCTCGCTGTGGGACATCATCGGAAAGGACGCCGGCAAACCGGTGTCCGAACTGCTCGGCGGAACCGGCGACCCGATCCCGGTCTACGCGAGCACCGGCGAGGTCCAGCCCCCCGAAGCGCGGATCGAGTACGTCCGCGATCGGGTCGCGGAGGGGTTCGACGCGGTAAAGCTCCGGGTGGCAAGCGTCGACGACGTGGCGATCGTCCGCGAGGTCAGGGAGGCGTTCCCGGACCTGACGCTCATGGTCGACGCCAACAAGGGCTGGTCGGTGCGCGTGATGGAGCACGAAGAGCAGTGGAGCTACAGCGACGCGCTCGCCGTCGCCCGCGAACTCGAGTCGATCGGCGGGATCGCGTGGCTCGAGGAACCGCTCCCGCGTCACGACTACGACGGCTACGCCCGTCTCCGGGCGGCGACCGACGTCCCGATCGCGGGCGGCGAGTTCAACGACGGGATCTTCCAGTTCCGGGAGTTCGCCGACCGTGACGCGCTCGATATCTACCAGCCCGACGCGGCGCTCGCGACGGGCGTCCTCGGCGCGACCGAGGTCGCGAGCATGGCACGCGAGGCCGGGGTGCAGTTCGTTCCCCACACGTGGACCAACGGGATCGGCTTCGTCGCGAACCTCCACGTGATCGCCGCGGTCGACGCGCCGTGGTGCGAGTACCCGATGGAACCGCCGTGGACCCCCGACGTCCGGGACTTCCCCCTGGCCGAGCCGATCGAGCAGGACGGTGGGACCATCACGCCGCCGTCGGGGCCGGGGCTCGGCGTCGAACTCGATCGCGACGTTCTGGATCAGACGGAGTGACGACCGAGATGGTACGGGACTGGTCCCTCGGCGACGACAGGCTTATCAGATGTGTCAGTGAATACCACGAAAATGAAGGCGGTTCGACTCCGCCTCCGGCCGCCCGAGGGATCGTTCCCGGGCGTCGACGCGGCGCTCGCGACGACCGAGGGCATCGACCGCGAGGCGCTCGTCCACTTCGAGTGGCTCGGGAACGGTTCGTACTCGATGCTGTACCGACTCGGCGTCGACCCGGGCACCGAACTCGACGCCGTGCTCGCGTCCACCGACGAGGTCATCGACTACGATTTCGTCGCGTCGGGCGATCGCGAGCAGTACTGCTACGTCCACGTCGAGGAACGCGAACTGCTGTCGGACCTGCTTGCGATCGCGGACGCACACGCGCTCGTGCTCGAACGGCCGATCCGGTTCGTCGACGGCGATGCCGTCCTGACGATCGTCGGCGACGCGAGCGCGATCCAGGAGGCCTACCGCGACGCCACCGGGACGATCGACGTCAGCGTCGAGTGGTCCGGCGGCTACGAACCCGGGGAACCGGACGCGATCGGACGACTCACCGCTCGCCAGCGCGAGGCCGTCCGGACGGCCTACGACCTCGGCTTCTACGAGACGCCCCGCCGGACCAGCTACGAGGAGATCGCCGATGAACTCGACTGTGCCCCGAGCACGGCCAACGAACTCCTGCGCCGGGCGGAGGCCGCGATCGTGGCGGCGACGCTCGACGGCTAGATCGGCACCCGCCGTCGAGACTCCGTTCTCAGACCGCCAGCCGTCGGTGCTCGACCCTCATACAGCGATCCTGCACGACGTCCCTGCCGTCGCGTTCCGCGCGGGCGGCCGCCTCATCGTCGCGGATCCCCCGCTGGGTCCAGATCACGTCGACGTCGTCGCGCGCCAGTACCTCGTCGACGATCCCGCTCACCTCCTCGCTCGGCCGGAAGATGCAGACGAGATCGATCGTCTCGTCCACGTCCGACAGCGAATCCGCGACCGGGCGGCCGAAGATTTCGTCGGCGTACGGGTTGACCGGGATCACGTCGTAGCCCTGCTCGAAGAGGTACTTCGGGACGTCGTGGGCCGCGTTCCCCGGCGTGCTCGAACAGCCGACCACGGCGATCGTCTTCACCCGCGACTCGAGGATCTCTCGAACGACGGCGTCGGAGTCGACTGGCATACCTCCCCTTCGCTCTCGATCGGGAAACGTTCGGGGATCGGTCTCAGGACTCGTGATAGTTCGATCTCCCTGCCCGCCGCTGGTGGCAGTCGTTTCGCGTTTCTGCCCCGGGAGAACCCGTTCCCGATCGATCGTCGCACTGTGGTGTGAGACAGCGCTCAGGTGGAGAGGCCAGCGGTCCGGATCTCGGGGTCGCTCTCGTCATCGCTCTCTTCGACCTCGATGACGGCGTCGAACAGCTGTTTGAGCGTGTTCATCGTCTGGTCGTCGTGTGCCGTCGAGTCGATGACGTAGACGCCGAGCGCGTCCGCACTCTGGATGCGCCCCGTGAAGACGTGGAGGAACCGGAAGACGGTCTGGAGGTTCGAGTACATAAGCAGCGTCGAAACCGAGTGCAAGAGGACGCGATTCTCGGTGAGCCCTCGCGTCTCGTAGAACTCCTGGAGGAACTCGGAGAGTTTGATCCCGATCCCGGTCATGTCGACCGGAGAAGAGGCGTACTTGATCCGCGGATCGTCGTCCACCGTGCCGATGCCGCGCTGTTTCGTGACGCAGTCGACGACGCCGACGTCGAACGAATCCGCCGTGACGTGTCCGGCAAACTCCTCGAGCACCTTGTCGGCACTGTCTTTCGTCGTGACGACGATCGACCCGTCACCCCGGTCCGCACCGCCTGCGAGAACGTCGAGCGCGATTCGCCGTTTACCCGTCAGTGGAGGACCCGCGATGAGCACGTTCGTCCCGGGATCGAGTTCGGCGTCAGGGAGGACGTCTGCGAGGTCATACATGCCAGATACACACATCCATCGACAGCGTTGCGTCCACCGCTGCTGGTACCGCTATCCACACCGTCGTATGGTATGTAGATGCAGTATCCAGCTTATAATACTTTTCATTAGGTATCTCTCGGCAGTCACGGGGCCATCGATTCCTGTCACGTCGCCGGTCGAGCGTTCCGACCGCGTCACTCACCCGATCGTCGGAACCGCGAGTGCCGCCCGCCCGACGATGAACGCGAGCGCCGCGAAGAACATCCCGTACTTGAGGTGTGACTGGCCGGCGGTCGGATCGTCGAAGCTCTCGTAGGCCGCGTACAGCATGATCGCGTCGGCGGGAACCACGACCAGCAGGTAGGCGATACCGAAGTACTCGAGGGCGTACGGGATCGGACTGGCGAGGACTGCGAGGATGAGCAACGCGATCGCGAGGACGAGCGCACGCCGCTCGCCGATCGCGATCGGGAGCGTGTTCAGTCCCTCCTCGCGATCGCCCTCGACGTCCTCGACGTCCTTGATGATCTCCCGCGTCAGCGTCGCCACCGCGGCCAGCAGGAAGAGCACGGCCGCCGCGCCGACGTCACCGACCGTCCCGACCGCGGCCGCGCCGAACAGGAACGTACTGCCGACCAGATAGGCGACGAGCGCGTTGCCCAGACCCGGCAGTCCCTTGAACACCTTCGTGTACGCCACCAGCGCCACGAGGTTGATCGTCGCGATCGCGATCGCCAGCGAGGGGAGTGTCAGCGCGAGCACGACGGCACCCAGGAAGAGCACGATACTGAACGCGAGCGCCCCGCGTGGGCTGACTGCCCCCCGTGGGATCGCCCGATCCGGCTGGTTGATCCGATCGATCTCCCGATCGAAGTAGTCGTTGATCGCGTTCCCGGCCCCGACCGCCAGGGCCGTCGCCCCGACCGCCGCCGCGACGGCGATCGGCTCGGCGGTCACGCCGCCAGCGACGAACGCCCCGATGAACGTCAGCACGCTCGCCGCGATCACGTTCACCGGCCGCGTCAACTCGAGCACCCCGCGAATCGTCTCCCCCGCTGTCATACCCGTGGGTGCTCAGTCGTCGTGGTTAAACGGTGCGATCCGCCGCTGTACGCGCCGTCCGCTGACGGAGGTTCGATACACCAGCGTGAGGACCGCGCAGCCGGGAGTTACCGCCACTCCTCGAGATCACAGAGGGCGTCCGTCTCGACGGAGAGCCACTTCGTCACCCGTTCGTCGCCGCTCGCGTCGACGGGAACGGCCGTCCAGACCGTCTCGTCGTCGTCGGAAAGCAACTCGAGCGGTGCCGTTCTCTGCTGACCGTCCTCCGGCTTCGGGGCTTCGTTCACCGTCATTGCACGTCCGCCACTCCTCCCGCCAGCACAAAGACCCCCGAAGGCAGTTTTCATCGCGTGAGAAGTGGCGCGGGTCGATCGGTGTGTCGACGGGTGGCGAAACCGATGCAAATCGAGTGACTTATACGGAGTCGGCAGGAAAACACGGGTGCGGGCGCTTAGCTCAGCCTGGACAGAGTACTTGGCTTCGGACCAAGCTGCCGCGGGTTCAAATCCTGCAGCGCCCATCCGTTTTCCGATCGATCGACGTTCGACAAGACGTCAGCGATATCGTCAGTCGTCAGACATCGCTCGTGACCGATCCTCGGGAGCAGGAGCCGGTGGTTCGTGGGTGCCGAAGTCAGGGTGGGTTTCCTCCATCCACAGGTACACGATCGCGCCGGAGACGAACATCGAGATCGCAGTCAGGTAGAAGGCGGCTTCGGCGTTCACGAACTGCATGGAGAGGCCGATCACGATCGCGCCGACGCCGTAGCCGGCGTCGCGCCACATCCGGTAGACGCCCATGCCGGCCGATCGCCACGTCGGGTGGGCGGCGTCGCCGGGGACGGTCATCAGGTTCGGGTAGAGCAGGGCCATCCCCAGGCCGGAGACGCCGGCCAGGAGCGCCCACTGGAGGTAACCGTCGACGAATACCATGCCGAGGACGCCCGCCCCGGCGAGGAACATGCCCGCGACGACGGGCGGCCGGCGCCCGATGCGATCGGCGAGACCGCCGGTCCCGATCTGGAGGAAGTACATCGCGCTGTGGACGCCGACGACGACCCCGACGGCCTCGATCGCGAGCCCCTGACTCGTGAGATAGAGCGGGACGGCGATCCAGAACAGCGTGTCCACGAAGTTCTCGATGTGGCCGGCCTGGGCCGCCGCAAACAGCGTCCGGTCGCCGTAGGTGGCTCGCTTCAGAACCTCGTTGAACGGCAGGTTCGCATCGTGGTGGTCCTCGTCGCCCTCGAGTTGTGCGAGGTGGACCGTCTCCTTGATGAGGAAGATCGAGATGAGCGTCGCCAGCACCACCACGGCGGCGAGGAAGTAGAACGGCTCGGGCCGGAGACTCGTCCGGCCGGCGATGACGCCGGTGATCCACGCCCCCGCTGCGACGCCGGTGTAGCCGAACGCCTCGTCGATGCCGACGGCGAGCCCGCGCTGGTCGGGGCTCGCGAGGTCGATCTTGGCGTTGATCGCCATGCTCCAGGTCAGCGCCTGATTGATCCCTAACAGAATGTTCCCGACGGTGATCCAGCTCCAGCTCGGGGCGTAGATGAGAACGATCGGGATCGGGACGGCGGTGAGCCAGCCGAGCACGAGCACCGGCTTGCGCCCGTACTCTTCGCCCCACTTGCCCGCGTAGAGGTTGAGCAGCGCCTTGACGAAGCCGAACGAGACGACGAACGAGCCGATGACGAGGAACGACTCGACGCCGAGGACGTCCTCGCCGAGGATGGGGACGACCGTGCGTTCCGACCCGATCGTCAACCCCGTCGCGAACACCAGCAGGACGTGCAGGGAGAACTGCCCGAGGTGTTCGCGAATGCCCTGGGTAAGGTTCGTTTGCTCAGTCATCGATTACGCGGCGACACAGCGATCGATGGCCTGTTTCCGTTCGGATCGCTTTGCGCCAGCGCCGCCCGCGCCAGTTCGTGATCGTACGCCGTTGTCGTCAGCACTCGCAATTGTCATCGACTCGCTCTACGAAGCACACCCGAATATGGGTGGTGCCGGTCATGACCGGTACCGTTTCCCGGCCGGAACCCGAACGGTGGCGTATGAGTCTGTACGAGGCTTCCTTCCGGGTGAAACACGAGTGCCCCTACCGGGAGATTTCGGAACGGCACCCGGACCTCACCATCCGCGAGTGGTACTTGAGCGACTGCCAGGTCCTCGAGATCACCTCCCCGGAAACCCCGACGGACGACCTGCTCTCCGAGATCGACGGGCTGGGAACGATCCTGCATCGATCGATCGACGAGTCCGGCCTCCACGTCGTCACGCAGTCGTGTCTCTGTTCGCTCGAGGGATCGATCATCGATCGGTTCGAGGAGTACAACTGCCTCTACCAGCCGCCGACGATCCACCGCCAGGGGTGGGAACACTACACGGTGATCGCGTTCGACGAGGCCGACGTTCGGGAACTGATCCGGAACCTGGAGGCCGATCGAAACATCGACGTCCTCTCGAAGACCGCCATCGCGGAACAGGCGATCCCCCACAGCATGCTGGCTCCGGTCGATCGACTCTTCGAGGGGCTGACCGATCGACAGCGAGCGGCGCTCCGACTGGCTCTCGAGAGCGGCTACTACGAACAGCCCCGGAAGACCTCGCTTCGCGACCTGGCCGATCGGACCGCCGTGGCCCGATCGACGTACGAAGAGCACCTCCGGAAGGCCGAGAACAAACTCCTCACGAACGCCGGGGAGTTCTTGCGACTGGTGACTGCGACCGGAACGGGAGATCCGCTGGACGTCGATCGGTCGGGAGCGCCCGAGCAGAGCGCCGACTGAACGCCAGTGGGTCGAACTGCGACCGGACTCGCTGGTCGGCGCGTGAGCGGTCGGACCCGCCGATCGGTTCGTGCGCACTCGTACTCGATGATCGGTGCGTTTTTTTGATCGCTGTCGGTATATACCACGGAGATGGGTGCTGGTGAGCGCCGACGCGACGACGGCCGTCCCCCGACGTGGAAGGTGAGCACATGGTCTCTATAGTCGAGTTGTTCGTACGCGTCGCCGGCGAAGACCCGGTAATCCAGGGTCTCGTCGGTGGGATATTTATCGCGACGTTGAATCTGATCGGCGCGTCGGTGGTGCTGGTCTGGCGGGATCCCTCGGAGCGGGCGCTCGATGGTGCGCTCGGATTCGCGGCCGGCGTGATGCTCGCTGCAGCGTTTACGAGTCTCATCATCCCGGGGATCGAGCAGTACTCCGGCGGCGATCCGATTCCCACGCTCGTCGGCATCGTGCTCGGTGCGCTCTTTCTCGATCGAGCCGACCTGCTCGTCCCGCACGCCCACTATCTCCTGACCGGACGCACGCGGCCGGATCAGGCCGACCCCAGTACGTCGCTCCCCCTCGACAACGAGCGGGTGGTGCCCGTCGTGCTGTTCATCCTGGCCATCACACTCCACAACATGCCCGAGGGGTTGGCAGTCGGTGTCGGCTTTGGGTCCGGAAACGTCGAGAACGCGATCGCGCTCATGCTCGCGATCGGGATCCAGAACGTTCCGGAGGGGCTCGCGGTCTCGGTGGCCGCGATCAACGCCGGACTGGATCGACGCTTCTACGCGATCCTGGCCGGATTGCGATCGGGGATCGTCGAAATCCCGCTCGCCGTCCTCGGCGCCCTGGCAGTGAGTACCGTCGAACCGTTACTGCCGTACGCGATGGGCTTCGCCGCGGGGGCGATGCTCTTCGTGATCTCCGACGAGATCATCCCCGAAACCCACACCCGCGGTCACGAGCGAATCGCCACCCTCGGCGTGATGGCCGGCGTGGTCGTGATGCTCTACCTCGACATCAGTCTGGGATGACGCCCGCCCGCGTACACGCGTACGAAACACCAAGCATAACGGCGCCCGCCGATCGAGATAGCGGGACTCCGTCGATAACGCGATGGACGCGATCGGGTCAGTGAACGGGCTCCGGGCTTCCGGTTCGTGGCTCCTCGGACGCGGTCCAGTCGTCGGCCTCGGAGCGCGCCAGGCCGATGCCGAACCAGGCCGTCCACAGACCCATCACGATCGTGGCTCCGATCCAGACGAGGCCCCCCAGAGCGATCCCGACTCCGAAGACGAGGACCATCCCTGCGAAGGCCGCGATCGCCGCGACGGCACCGATCCACGACGCCCAGGTCGGCGTCGTTCGGGGGCCACTGCGGGCCTCGTTGCCGGCGATCACCGCGATCGCCAGGAGGAAGGCGAGGAACACGGCGCTGTGTGCCTCGGCGAAGGCCGACCACGTTTCGAACGTTGTCGTCTCACCGGCGATAGCGGCGTCGGTGATCACGGTCGCCTCGACCACGGCAGCCGTCGTGACCAGGAGTGCACTCACGATCAGCACGGCCCACGCCGTCGTCACCCACCAGGTCCGAGTGAGCCGTGACCCGGTCGTCAGCACGATCAACCCTCCGATCGCGAACGCGGAGAGACCGATCGCCGTTACCGCGTGTGCCGTCACCCACCGGGTCGGCGCGTCGGCGATGGTCGCCACGAACTCGGCCGGATCGGGAGCGGGCGGTGGGTGGAGGGCGAAGCCGACCACGAGCAGCACGGATCCGATCGCGAGCCAGATACCGCCCGCCCGTATCCTCGCGCTCGTGTTCGGCGTCGATCGGGTGGCTGTGTCTGCAGTTGTTGGCATAGTGTCCTCCGGCGCGTTCATCTCGACGCCCCTCGTCGCCGTCGATGTCTCGGCGAGAACGCTACGTGGCAGTTGGTTGTGGTGCATGTTAACATTTATCACTATATGGCTAGCGGTGTTCGCGTCCGCGGTATTTCGGCGCGAGTCGTCGGAAACAGTGACCTATCTGCGATGGGAACTGAACGCCTGTAACGACTATAGTGAACGCGTAACATGCTACGGTTATCCACCTGCACGGGGTATCTCCAGGATACCGATGACCCTCGCAACCGTTCCGCGATACGACGATCGGCTCTCCAGGGTGGGGAGGCGAGCGGTGGTCGTCGGAGCGGGGATGGCGGGTCTCGTCGCGGCCCGCGTCCTGTCGGACGCGTTCGACACGGTCACGATCGTCGACAAAGACCCGCTCCCCGACGAACCAGTCGCCCGTCGTGGGGTTCCCCAGGGCCGCCAGCCCCATCTGCTCTGGGAGGCCGGGCGGGCGACGCTGGACGACCTCTTTCCGGGCTACAGCGAGGAGTTGCTCGCGGCCGGCGGGGTATCGATCGACGGGCAGCGGGACCTCCGCCAGTACAGTCAGGGCGGCTTCCTCGCCAGCGGGACGACCCCGTTCCGGCTCTACCTGGCGACGCGACCGCTGTACGAACAGGTAGTTCGGCGACGCGTCTCTCGACTCGAGGGCGTTCACGTGCGATCCCGGTGCCGGTGTCTCGGGTACGTCACCGACGACGCGGCGACCGCCGTCCAGGGTGTAACCATCCGAAACCGAGACGGCGAACGCGAGGACCTGGCCGCAGACCTGGTCGTCGACGCCACCGGACACACGAGTCGGACGCCCACCTGGCTGGAACGTCACGGCTACGCGCCGCCGCCCATCGACGAGGTGCGTATCGATCTGGTCTACAGTACCATCGCTATCGAGCGACCCCCCAACGATCGCCGAACGATCGGCGTGCTGGCCGAGGCGCCTCGAACCCGCGGCGGCGCGGCGATGCCGGTCGAGGGCGATCGCTGGCTGGTGAACCTCCATGGCTTGCACGGCGATCGCCCGCCGACGGATCCGGCGGCGTTCACGGCGTTCGCGGCGAGCCTTCCCACGCCCGAACTGACGGCCCTCATCGAGGAGTACCCGTGGCTCTCCGAGGACGTCGACCGGTATCCGTTTCCGGCCAGCCGCCGGTACCGCTACGAGGACCTCGATCGGCTCCCCGAGGGCCTGGTCGTCACCGGCGACGCGATCGCCAGCTACAACCCGATCTACGGCCAGGGGATGTCAGTCGCTATACTCGAGGGGCTGGCGCTTCACCACGCGCTCGCAGAGGGCGGCCGGGAGGATCTCGCGCGGCGTTTTTTCCGCCGTGCCGCGGCGATCGTCGACGTCGCGTGGGCGATGGCGATCGGAGCCGACTTCGGATTCCCGCAGACGCAGGGTCGAAAGCCGCGCGGAACGGCCGTCTTGAACTGGTATCTGAAGCGGCTGTTCCGGACCGCTCAGACGGACGGCACGGTGACCGACGCGTTCGTACGGGTACTCATGATGGAAGAGCCGCCCAGTACGCTGTTGCGGCCGGGCGTGGCGTGGCGCGTCCTCGGTCCGTCCGGCAGCGTCGGGAAGCCGTTACGTGAGCGTATCACGGGTCGAAGCGACGTCGACGAGTAGGACCCCGTCTCGGCTCCCTCGTCGATGACGGATCGACGGATCGATCGATAGCAAGGATCTCATTCACTGGCCGGACGAACGTTTTTCCACGGTATCGTGGAGGTATGAGTATGCGCCTCGTGGAGATCCTGATCCCGAAACGAAAGCGCGACGCCGTCGAGGAGGTGCTGGAGGAGGAGGACATCGACTACACTCTCACCGAAGAGGAGAGTCGCAACGAGCCCTCGGTCGTCGTCACGTTTCCGCTTCCGGCGCCCGCAGTCGAATCCGTTCTCGACGACGTCCGAGAGACGGGGATCGACGAGGATTCCTACACCGTGATCGTCGAGGCGGAAACCGTCATCTCCGAACGGTTCGACGAACTCGAACAGCGATACGCCCGGAATACCGCACGTATCTCTCGCGAGG
Encoded here:
- a CDS encoding HalOD1 output domain-containing protein; amino-acid sequence: MSDIRMSPFNPQLTSGSADATPDRTPSEAVIDAVATASETDAIELADEFGPLYDAIDPSALDALFDREDAIGTVRFRYAGYQIVVDHDGRIELADAAPDA
- a CDS encoding mandelate racemase/muconate lactonizing enzyme family protein — its product is MSELLGGTGDPIPVYASTGEVQPPEARIEYVRDRVAEGFDAVKLRVASVDDVAIVREVREAFPDLTLMVDANKGWSVRVMEHEEQWSYSDALAVARELESIGGIAWLEEPLPRHDYDGYARLRAATDVPIAGGEFNDGIFQFREFADRDALDIYQPDAALATGVLGATEVASMAREAGVQFVPHTWTNGIGFVANLHVIAAVDAPWCEYPMEPPWTPDVRDFPLAEPIEQDGGTITPPSGPGLGVELDRDVLDQTE
- a CDS encoding helix-turn-helix domain-containing protein, which produces MKAVRLRLRPPEGSFPGVDAALATTEGIDREALVHFEWLGNGSYSMLYRLGVDPGTELDAVLASTDEVIDYDFVASGDREQYCYVHVEERELLSDLLAIADAHALVLERPIRFVDGDAVLTIVGDASAIQEAYRDATGTIDVSVEWSGGYEPGEPDAIGRLTARQREAVRTAYDLGFYETPRRTSYEEIADELDCAPSTANELLRRAEAAIVAATLDG
- a CDS encoding CoA-binding protein, with the translated sequence MPVDSDAVVREILESRVKTIAVVGCSSTPGNAAHDVPKYLFEQGYDVIPVNPYADEIFGRPVADSLSDVDETIDLVCIFRPSEEVSGIVDEVLARDDVDVIWTQRGIRDDEAAARAERDGRDVVQDRCMRVEHRRLAV
- a CDS encoding RAD55 family ATPase — encoded protein: MYDLADVLPDAELDPGTNVLIAGPPLTGKRRIALDVLAGGADRGDGSIVVTTKDSADKVLEEFAGHVTADSFDVGVVDCVTKQRGIGTVDDDPRIKYASSPVDMTGIGIKLSEFLQEFYETRGLTENRVLLHSVSTLLMYSNLQTVFRFLHVFTGRIQSADALGVYVIDSTAHDDQTMNTLKQLFDAVIEVEESDDESDPEIRTAGLST
- a CDS encoding geranylgeranylglycerol-phosphate geranylgeranyltransferase gives rise to the protein MTAGETIRGVLELTRPVNVIAASVLTFIGAFVAGGVTAEPIAVAAAVGATALAVGAGNAINDYFDREIDRINQPDRAIPRGAVSPRGALAFSIVLFLGAVVLALTLPSLAIAIATINLVALVAYTKVFKGLPGLGNALVAYLVGSTFLFGAAAVGTVGDVGAAAVLFLLAAVATLTREIIKDVEDVEGDREEGLNTLPIAIGERRALVLAIALLILAVLASPIPYALEYFGIAYLLVVVPADAIMLYAAYESFDDPTAGQSHLKYGMFFAALAFIVGRAALAVPTIG
- a CDS encoding DUF7511 domain-containing protein, which gives rise to MTVNEAPKPEDGQQRTAPLELLSDDDETVWTAVPVDASGDERVTKWLSVETDALCDLEEWR
- a CDS encoding MFS transporter, which produces MTEQTNLTQGIREHLGQFSLHVLLVFATGLTIGSERTVVPILGEDVLGVESFLVIGSFVVSFGFVKALLNLYAGKWGEEYGRKPVLVLGWLTAVPIPIVLIYAPSWSWITVGNILLGINQALTWSMAINAKIDLASPDQRGLAVGIDEAFGYTGVAAGAWITGVIAGRTSLRPEPFYFLAAVVVLATLISIFLIKETVHLAQLEGDEDHHDANLPFNEVLKRATYGDRTLFAAAQAGHIENFVDTLFWIAVPLYLTSQGLAIEAVGVVVGVHSAMYFLQIGTGGLADRIGRRPPVVAGMFLAGAGVLGMVFVDGYLQWALLAGVSGLGMALLYPNLMTVPGDAAHPTWRSAGMGVYRMWRDAGYGVGAIVIGLSMQFVNAEAAFYLTAISMFVSGAIVYLWMEETHPDFGTHEPPAPAPEDRSRAMSDD
- a CDS encoding helix-turn-helix domain-containing protein; protein product: MSLYEASFRVKHECPYREISERHPDLTIREWYLSDCQVLEITSPETPTDDLLSEIDGLGTILHRSIDESGLHVVTQSCLCSLEGSIIDRFEEYNCLYQPPTIHRQGWEHYTVIAFDEADVRELIRNLEADRNIDVLSKTAIAEQAIPHSMLAPVDRLFEGLTDRQRAALRLALESGYYEQPRKTSLRDLADRTAVARSTYEEHLRKAENKLLTNAGEFLRLVTATGTGDPLDVDRSGAPEQSAD
- a CDS encoding ZIP family metal transporter, which translates into the protein MVSIVELFVRVAGEDPVIQGLVGGIFIATLNLIGASVVLVWRDPSERALDGALGFAAGVMLAAAFTSLIIPGIEQYSGGDPIPTLVGIVLGALFLDRADLLVPHAHYLLTGRTRPDQADPSTSLPLDNERVVPVVLFILAITLHNMPEGLAVGVGFGSGNVENAIALMLAIGIQNVPEGLAVSVAAINAGLDRRFYAILAGLRSGIVEIPLAVLGALAVSTVEPLLPYAMGFAAGAMLFVISDEIIPETHTRGHERIATLGVMAGVVVMLYLDISLG
- a CDS encoding FAD-dependent oxidoreductase, yielding MTLATVPRYDDRLSRVGRRAVVVGAGMAGLVAARVLSDAFDTVTIVDKDPLPDEPVARRGVPQGRQPHLLWEAGRATLDDLFPGYSEELLAAGGVSIDGQRDLRQYSQGGFLASGTTPFRLYLATRPLYEQVVRRRVSRLEGVHVRSRCRCLGYVTDDAATAVQGVTIRNRDGEREDLAADLVVDATGHTSRTPTWLERHGYAPPPIDEVRIDLVYSTIAIERPPNDRRTIGVLAEAPRTRGGAAMPVEGDRWLVNLHGLHGDRPPTDPAAFTAFAASLPTPELTALIEEYPWLSEDVDRYPFPASRRYRYEDLDRLPEGLVVTGDAIASYNPIYGQGMSVAILEGLALHHALAEGGREDLARRFFRRAAAIVDVAWAMAIGADFGFPQTQGRKPRGTAVLNWYLKRLFRTAQTDGTVTDAFVRVLMMEEPPSTLLRPGVAWRVLGPSGSVGKPLRERITGRSDVDE